Proteins from a genomic interval of Streptomyces sp. NBC_01445:
- a CDS encoding type III effector protein, translating to MTAADQSASFSADDRSPASFLAAAAALHAIDNALNAAQQRASGTPAAGPGAEQALASLLLLRQVREQLAGWETGLIETARHAGATWADLAHPLGVASRQAAERRYLRNRPGPTGTTGEQRVQATRERRAADHTQAEWARRNAADLRRIAGQITALTDLPTAARHPLDQLHAALAHNDPADLIHPLNATRPHLTTAHPDLAARLDTLTRNATAPPSPG from the coding sequence GTGACAGCAGCCGACCAGTCGGCCTCGTTCAGCGCCGACGACCGAAGCCCGGCTTCGTTCCTTGCCGCCGCGGCGGCCCTGCACGCCATAGACAACGCCCTGAACGCCGCCCAGCAGCGCGCCTCCGGCACCCCAGCCGCCGGCCCCGGCGCGGAGCAGGCCCTGGCCTCCCTGCTGCTGTTGCGGCAGGTCCGCGAGCAGCTCGCCGGATGGGAGACCGGCCTGATCGAAACGGCCCGGCACGCGGGAGCCACCTGGGCCGACCTCGCCCACCCCCTAGGCGTCGCCAGCCGCCAGGCCGCCGAACGCCGCTACCTGCGCAACCGGCCCGGCCCCACCGGAACCACCGGCGAACAACGCGTCCAGGCCACCCGCGAACGCCGCGCCGCCGACCACACCCAAGCCGAATGGGCCCGCCGCAACGCCGCCGACCTGCGCCGCATCGCCGGCCAGATCACCGCCCTCACCGACCTCCCCACCGCCGCCCGTCACCCGCTCGACCAACTCCACGCGGCCCTCGCCCACAACGACCCCGCCGACCTCATCCACCCCCTCAACGCCACCCGCCCCCACCTGACCACCGCCCACCCCGACCTCGCCGCCCGACTCGACACCCTCACGCGTAACGCCACGGCCCCGCCCTCACCCGGCTGA
- a CDS encoding MFS transporter, with protein MRLPESPRWLVLRHGRVGVDEAARVLEDIRPDGYDISSELEEFVALEGRQQRTSRRNRGWSGLWQPWVRPALVVGCGIAVFTQLSGIEMIIYYAPTILTDNGFSTTTALSVSVALGMTYLVMMVVGLVIVDKVGRRRLTLVMVPGAAVSLFALGAFFITGHATRDYVPSIVACLLAFMFFNAGGLQLMGWLTGSEIYPLSVRAAATSVQSATLWSTNLLITLTLLTMISIFGVGQVFWIYGMFNVAAWLFVWRRMPELTGHSLEDIERHLKSGKFRPPRLRPRLTRTTWQSAAPNRSGGRNAESGRGTLQLSLADELIAVPAVVRIWSGSWWTGQATSFPRSSRR; from the coding sequence TTGCGCCTGCCCGAGAGCCCGCGGTGGTTGGTCCTCAGACACGGACGCGTCGGCGTGGACGAGGCCGCAAGGGTGCTTGAGGACATACGGCCCGACGGCTACGACATCTCCTCCGAGCTCGAGGAGTTCGTCGCCTTGGAGGGACGCCAGCAGCGGACCAGCAGACGCAACCGCGGGTGGAGCGGGCTGTGGCAGCCATGGGTGCGCCCGGCTTTGGTGGTCGGCTGCGGCATCGCCGTCTTCACCCAGCTGTCTGGCATCGAAATGATCATCTACTACGCCCCGACCATCCTGACCGACAACGGCTTCTCCACGACGACCGCTCTGTCGGTCAGCGTGGCGCTGGGCATGACCTACCTGGTGATGATGGTGGTTGGCCTGGTGATCGTCGACAAGGTCGGGCGCCGTCGGCTGACCCTGGTGATGGTGCCCGGCGCGGCGGTCAGTCTGTTCGCCCTCGGAGCCTTCTTCATCACCGGCCACGCCACCCGTGACTACGTGCCATCCATCGTCGCCTGCCTGCTCGCCTTCATGTTCTTCAACGCTGGCGGGCTCCAGCTGATGGGCTGGCTGACCGGCTCCGAGATCTACCCGCTGTCGGTGCGTGCCGCCGCCACAAGCGTGCAGTCGGCCACGCTCTGGAGCACGAACCTGCTGATCACGCTGACCCTGCTGACGATGATCAGCATCTTCGGTGTGGGCCAGGTGTTCTGGATTTACGGGATGTTCAACGTCGCGGCGTGGCTGTTCGTATGGCGGCGAATGCCGGAGCTCACCGGGCACAGCCTCGAAGACATCGAGAGGCACCTGAAGAGCGGGAAGTTCCGCCCCCCGCGGCTTCGCCCGCGTCTGACGCGAACCACGTGGCAAAGTGCGGCTCCGAACCGCTCCGGAGGTCGGAACGCAGAGTCAGGGCGCGGGACACTTCAGCTCAGCCTGGCGGATGAGCTGATCGCTGTGCCAGCCGTGGTCCGGATATGGTCCGGATCTTGGTGGACCGGCCAAGCTACGTCCTTCCCCCGGAGCTCACGCCGCTAG
- the tnpA gene encoding IS200/IS605 family transposase: MSPRWNPNPDVRTGRHVVYNLHVHLVFVTKYRRKAFTDAMLTRTEEIMREVCADFEADLKQFNGEQDHVHLLVHYPPKVQLSKLVNSLKGVSSRRLRQEHSAHVRRYLWGGHFWSGSYFAGSCGGAPLTVVKQYIENQQRPIG; encoded by the coding sequence ATGTCACCACGATGGAACCCGAATCCTGACGTGCGCACCGGCCGTCACGTCGTCTACAACCTGCATGTCCACTTGGTTTTTGTTACCAAGTACCGGCGCAAGGCATTCACCGACGCCATGCTGACCCGCACTGAGGAGATCATGCGCGAGGTCTGCGCGGACTTCGAAGCCGACCTGAAGCAGTTCAACGGCGAACAGGATCACGTCCACCTGCTTGTGCACTACCCGCCCAAGGTCCAGCTCTCCAAACTGGTCAACTCCCTCAAGGGCGTCTCCTCCCGCAGGCTCCGCCAGGAACACAGCGCACACGTGCGCCGCTACCTGTGGGGCGGACACTTCTGGTCCGGCTCCTACTTCGCCGGATCCTGCGGCGGGGCACCGCTGACCGTCGTCAAGCAGTACATCGAGAACCAGCAGCGCCCCATCGGCTGA